AAGCTTCCTTAATAATAATTATCTAAAAATTCTTTTTTTCCTTAATTATTACGTAATTTTTTACCTAAAATACGAATTTTTTTAAGTAGATTAAACTCAGTTGGGGTTTGATTATTTAGCAAATAATTTGAATTTTTAGCCAAATTTTGTCGGGGGTTTTTAGGTGAAAAAGGTTGATCGGAAATATTTTTTCCTAAAAATTTACAAATTTTATCCCAGCCATCACCATTAAAGATATCTAAAACTTTATTTTTGTAAAATTGTAAAATTACATACAAAATATAATTATTTAGAAAAAAATAACATAACAGGCAATAAAATTTTAATTAATATTCAATCAAGGCTAGAAAACACCGAAACTCGCTTATGTCGTTATTCAAGCGTTAGGTGGCAATTTCAGCCGCACCGTTTAGGGTATTTGCTTTTCTGATTGCCAAATTTTCATGCCTTCGCTGCTGAAAGTTACAAGGGTTTGTCCATCGGGGGTAAATATTGCGCTTTGTTCTTCTATACCAAGATTTTTGATAAGTTGTCCTGTGGATAGATTCAAGATTTGTAAAGAAAGGGCGTTACCTGCGATCGCATAGGTTTTACCATCAGGATTAATCGCTAATTGTGTCCGCCAATTAAGCGATCCGCTATCACGCATCAGTTTCCCATTGCTGACATTCCAAAGTTGAAGGTGCGACTCAACACTATTTGGTTGTAATGCAGATGTGGTGATCAAAGTTTTAGCGTCTAAGCTAAATTTTACTGTATATATTTCTCCTTTATTAGACAAAGTGCGGATTAGCTGTCCAGTTTTTAAATTCCACAATTTGATAGTCTTATCTTTACTACCACTAGCTATTACTTTATTATCTTTACTGATAGCAAGGCTAGTAATTTCACCTGAATGCTGATTAAGGGTACGAATTAAATTTCCAGTTTTTAAGTTCCACTGTTTGATAGTTTTGTCTTTGCTACCTGTAATCAGGATTTGACTATCAGGACTAACAATAAAAGCTGTAATTTCGCTTGTATGTCCTGTTAGTGTTTGACGAGGTAAACCTTGGTTGAGTAATTTATAAACAGCAGCACGAAAATCAACAATATCTTTATTAGATGTATTTATACTCAGGTCAAAATTGCCATTTTGCATCCTCAAAATCACTCGCTGACCTTGATTAGCAATAACTGTAAAATTATTACCTTGGTCGGTGAGTGTGTAGCCTTGTCCTGCAAATATACGACTACCATCGGCAGTTGGTGTACCTAGTTGTTCAACTACAGATCTAGCATTGAGATAGATGTATTCTTTGGTGATTCGAGAAATAAGATCATCTATATAATAGTTAGTTTTAGCTTGGTAAGTTGCTGGGGATTCGGTTTTGCGCCATTGCTGAACTAACAAACTAGACTGCTTCAGGTTGTTTTTTATAGTTTCTAGGCTATCTCCTGCATCTAGTCGAGTTTTGATGGTATTTTGATCTTTAACTACATAATCAGTGTAACGGTTGCTATCTTGACGAACAGCTTGTTCTATTTCAGTAGGTTGTAGGGATATTAAAGTATTTAAATGTGAAATATCGGAATAACGAGTTTCTGCTTGCAAGGAGGTTTGAGGTTTGATATTTTTTAAGGTTGACTTAGCTGTTGCTGTTGATGCTACGTCCCATAGTTGAATTGTTGAGTTACCACCATGAATACTAATTAGTGTTTTTCCATCTGGAGTGAAGGCAATTTTGCCGCTTTCATCTAGGGAATTATTTAATTCAGGGTGAATTTTAGGTTGAACAATACTCCTGAATGTTTGAATTTCTTGTTTAGTTGTGACATCCCATAGTTTAATTACTAAGATTTTGTCACCATGGTTATAGCTGCTACTGGCAATAATTTGTTTATTTGGACTAAATGCGATTGCTCTGACAGGTGATGATGGTGAATAGTAGATTAAACTACCAGCTTGTTTGCCTGTGTTAATATTCCACAGTTTAATAATGTTGTCGCTAGTTTCTGTAATACTTTTACCATCAGCGCTAGTTTCAAATCTTTTACCCCCAGTTGCAAGCATTTGTCCATCGTTGCTGAATGCAAGTACTCCTGTATCGGGGCTGTCGGGTATAGTATGCACTAAGCGGACATTTTCCCACGATTTAGTGATCGCACTATGCCCAGAAGTAGTAGCTGATTTCGCGGGTGAGGTGGATTGTGCGATCGCCGAATTTGCCGATATATTAGGTTGTGG
This genomic stretch from Oculatellaceae cyanobacterium harbors:
- a CDS encoding sulfotransferase; the protein is MYVILQFYKNKVLDIFNGDGWDKICKFLGKNISDQPFSPKNPRQNLAKNSNYLLNNQTPTEFNLLKKIRILGKKLRNN
- a CDS encoding WD40 repeat domain-containing protein; translated protein: MSFYNSAIAALFPLLLAISTPQPNISANSAIAQSTSPAKSATTSGHSAITKSWENVRLVHTIPDSPDTGVLAFSNDGQMLATGGKRFETSADGKSITETSDNIIKLWNINTGKQAGSLIYYSPSSPVRAIAFSPNKQIIASSSYNHGDKILVIKLWDVTTKQEIQTFRSIVQPKIHPELNNSLDESGKIAFTPDGKTLISIHGGNSTIQLWDVASTATAKSTLKNIKPQTSLQAETRYSDISHLNTLISLQPTEIEQAVRQDSNRYTDYVVKDQNTIKTRLDAGDSLETIKNNLKQSSLLVQQWRKTESPATYQAKTNYYIDDLISRITKEYIYLNARSVVEQLGTPTADGSRIFAGQGYTLTDQGNNFTVIANQGQRVILRMQNGNFDLSINTSNKDIVDFRAAVYKLLNQGLPRQTLTGHTSEITAFIVSPDSQILITGSKDKTIKQWNLKTGNLIRTLNQHSGEITSLAISKDNKVIASGSKDKTIKLWNLKTGQLIRTLSNKGEIYTVKFSLDAKTLITTSALQPNSVESHLQLWNVSNGKLMRDSGSLNWRTQLAINPDGKTYAIAGNALSLQILNLSTGQLIKNLGIEEQSAIFTPDGQTLVTFSSEGMKIWQSEKQIP